A single Limanda limanda chromosome 19, fLimLim1.1, whole genome shotgun sequence DNA region contains:
- the aste1b gene encoding protein asteroid homolog 1 has translation MGVQGLTTFVEGNTHLLKDVKFRDSNLVIDGSSLYYHLYFNSSLDQQHGGDYDGFARRVMNLLSTLASCNIRPYVVLDGGMDPSDKKFTTLRQRLQSKIKEADNLSHGRNGSILPILTKNVFIQVLIQRRIPLVQCPAEADREIACLAHHWKCPVLANDSDFYIFDLPGGYLPLSSFQWTNPNGKAPDRYISARCYTTNGLCHLFGSMNRELLPLCAVLNGNDYGTPKEVETLLAVLNVNALVRGGGKGKGSATQSRIGGLLLWLSSFSTPAAALVEVSGLMGEGSGRGNRGQGGGLSSKLRAGMQEYHITPQSFLAHWFSGEKVPLGGQISQLAKLPEWLTHTALKGQLTAMAVDALVMNRVLLIPQVENSKLSSSHSSAVAIRQAIYGILQQRGPVNVSQGKGGSIQISKEPGGAVKAQDKKVQENTSQGMRGGRRGRGRGGGNGSKDMAQGVNVGINIEQATGGATMHAQSSTAPICVDEYDRTDLNLKKNTVEAHPPGTPLCLDTLDQAPVGLRLCVLLEVLGAKQSALAAVPLHLRLAVAVTGFWMREATPKPPQPVLQALMLCMVHGEVSRNNHPSAARHLNAVQQQNWASERDVCTGLDRQRVRTGERRSLDIGATHIFSQWQACLWSAMCLNQLLLLPLPEPFLSWLYSGTLLHGLLGYIKGGKAAESLLAGGTFSGQLYFSLLDAVRKCSSKAHPSSSEAGRGKRGGGRGKRAKRGGGRGAPGGGRGAPGRGQGTEDMINRFSLLMEDDDSD, from the exons ATGGGAGTCCAGGGTCTGACCACCTTTGTGGAGGGGAACACACACCTCCTCAAAGACGTGAAGTTCAGGGACAGCAACCTGGTTATTGATGGCTCCAGTCTGTACTACCACCTCTACTTCAACTCCTCCTTGGACCAGCAACATGGTGGAGACTATGATGGCTTTGCTCGCCGAGTAATGAACCTCCTCTCGACGTTGGCATCCTGCAACATTCGGCCCTATGTGGTACTTGATGGAG GTATGGATCCCAGTGACAAGAAGTTTACCACTCTAAGACAACGCCTACAGTCCAAGATAAAGGAGGCAGATAATCTCTCTCATGGCCGCAATGGCTCCATTCTCCCGATCCTCACAAAGAACGTCTTCATCCAGGTCCTCATCCAGAGAAGAATCCCACTAGTCCAGTGTCCAGCTGAGGCTGACAGGGAGATTGCATGTTTGGCTCATCACTGGAAATGTCCAGTTCTAGCCAACGACAGTGACTTTTACATCTTTGACCTGCCAG GTGGTTACCTACCGCTGAGTTCTTTCCAGTGGACCAACCCTAACGGTAAAGCCCCTGACCGCTACATCTCAGCTCGGTGCTATACCACTAACGGCCTTTGTCACTTGTTTGGAAGCATGAACCGGGAGTTGCTACCCTTGTGTGCCGTGTTGAATGGAAATGACTATGGCACTCCAAAAGAGGTTGAAACACTCCTTGCTGTGTTAAATGTGAATGCATTGGTGAGGGGGGGTGGCAAGGGTAAAGGTAGCGCTACACAATCCCGCATCGGGGGCCTCCTCCTCTGGCTGTCTTCTTTTTCAACCCCGGCGGCGGCCCTGGTAGAGGTGAGCGGGTTAATGGGGGAAGGAAGCGGTAGGGGCAACAGAGGACAGGGGGGTGGGTTGAGTTCAAAGCTGCGGGCTGGTATGCAGGAGTACCACATCACCCCTCAAAGCTTTTTAGCTCACTGGTTCTCTGGGGAAAAGGTACCTCTAGGAGGGCAGATCTCTCAGCTCGCAAAGCTGCCAGAATGGCTCACCCACACTGCACTGAAGGGGCAGTTGACTGCCATGGCGGTGGATGCTCTGGTGATGAACAGGGTTCTGCTGATCCCCCAGGTTGAGAACAGCAAACTGTCCAGCAGCCACAGTAGTGCCGTAGCTATACGTCAGGCTATATATGGCATTCTACAGCAAAGAGGCCCAGTTAATGTGTCTCAGGGTAAAGGTGGCAGCATACAGATATCAAAGGAACCAGGAGGTGCTGTTAAAGCACAAGATAAGAAGGTACAAGAAAACACGAGCCAGGGTATGAGAGGTGGCCGAAGgggaaggggaagaggaggtggtAACGGAAGTAAAGATATGGCTCAGGGTGTAAATGTGGGAATTAACATTGAACAAGCAACAGGTGGGGCTACAATGCATGCTCAGAGCTCCACCGCCCCTATTTGTGTGGACGAGTATGACCGTACGGATCTGAActtgaagaaaaacacagtggAGGCCCATCCCCCCGGAACTCCATTATGTCTGGATACACTTGACCAG GCTCCTGTCGGGCTTCGTCTTTGTGTCCTGTTGGAAGTCTTAGGGGCGAAACAGTCTGCGCTGGCTGCCGTTCCCCTGCACCTGAGGCTCGCTGTAGCAGTGACAGGCTTCTGGATGCGAGAGGCCACACCCAAGCCCCCACAGCCTGTGCTTCAGGCTTTGATGCTGTGCATGGTTCACGGAGAAGTGTCCCGCAACAACCACCCTAGTGCTGCCCGTCACCTAAATGCTG TTCAACAGCAAAACTGGGCTTCAGAGCGCGATGTGTGCACAGGGCTGGACCGACAACGTGTAAGAACAGGGGAGAGACGGAGCTTGGACATTGGAGCGACTCACATTTTCAGCCAGTGGCAGGCCTGCCTCTGGAGTGCCATGTGTCTCAACCagcttctgctgctgccgctgcctgAACCCTTCCTGTCATG gttgtaCAGCGGTACCTTGCTGCACGGCCTCCTCGGGTATATAAAAGGGGGAAAAGCAGCTGAGTCTCTCCTCGCTGGGGGAACCTTTTCTGGACAACTTTACTTCTCCCTCCTGGATGCTGTGAGGAAATGCAGCTCCAAAGCCCATCCCTCCTCTTCAGAAGCAGGGAGGGGGAAGAGAGGCGGAGGCCGAGGGAAGAGAGCGAAACGGGGAGGCGGGAGAGGAGCGCCGGGAGGCGGGAGAGGAGCGCCGGGACGCGGGCAAGGGACAGAGGATATGATCAACAGGTTCTCTCTTCTGATGGAAGACGACGACTCTGATTGA